The DNA sequence GTATTGGTTGATGCAGGCGTGGGGCTCACGGCTCAGCGGATTGCCATTGCTCGCTATGTGCTGGTGGAGGGAGATCATCCCACGGCCAGCGAAGTTCTAGAGAATGTGTCGAAGGTGTTGTCTATGGTTTCCAAGGCAACGGTCTACAACACTTTGAGTCTTTTTGTAGAAGCGGGTCTACTCGTTGAGGTGAGCGGCGGGGCTCAAGATCCGGTTCGTTATGACGGCAACACTAAAGCTCATCACCATTTGCGAGACCATCGGACGGGTCGATTAATCGACATACCGTACGAAGATATAGAAATCGCAAATCTTGATGCGTTGAAAAAGCGTTATAATGCGACGCGACTCACAGTCATTATCGAAGGAGAGCCCGCAGGCGGGTAATCCTAATTTAATTAAAATGGTTCATCTACAAGGAGAGACAGGCTCATGTCTGAACTTAAGGGCTCAAAAACAGAAGATAATCTCAAGGCAGCATTTGCTGGCGAATCACAGGCGAACCGCCGTTACCTCTATTTCGCAAAAATGGCGGATGTTGAAGGTTACC is a window from the Deltaproteobacteria bacterium genome containing:
- a CDS encoding transcriptional repressor, producing MKAQLNEQELKQVLVDAGVGLTAQRIAIARYVLVEGDHPTASEVLENVSKVLSMVSKATVYNTLSLFVEAGLLVEVSGGAQDPVRYDGNTKAHHHLRDHRTGRLIDIPYEDIEIANLDALKKRYNATRLTVIIEGEPAGG